A genomic window from Candidatus Denitrolinea symbiosum includes:
- a CDS encoding DNA-binding response regulator: MNRVRVLLSDDHALFREGLAGIINSQPDMRVVGEASDGLEALVKAQELKPDLILMDVQMPGMDGLEATQQIKQTLPEAIIVMLTVRDDDDKLFEALRNGAQGYLLKEIRSQDMLAMLRGALHGEAAISPALAGRMLKEFRRLSRQGAGEPEEDGALTDREQQVLTKVAEGATDKEIAAALNISLNTVKTHVRNILSKLHVRTRREAAKTAHTKGML; the protein is encoded by the coding sequence ATGAACCGAGTCCGCGTACTATTGTCCGATGACCACGCGCTGTTCCGCGAGGGGCTGGCGGGCATCATCAACTCCCAGCCCGACATGCGGGTGGTGGGAGAGGCCAGCGACGGCCTGGAAGCCCTCGTCAAAGCGCAGGAGTTAAAGCCCGACCTGATCCTGATGGACGTCCAAATGCCCGGCATGGACGGTCTGGAGGCGACGCAGCAGATCAAACAAACCCTGCCCGAGGCGATCATCGTCATGTTGACGGTGCGCGACGACGACGACAAGCTTTTCGAGGCGCTGCGGAACGGCGCGCAAGGATATTTGCTGAAAGAGATCCGCTCGCAAGACATGCTGGCGATGCTGCGCGGCGCGCTGCACGGCGAGGCGGCCATCTCGCCGGCGCTGGCAGGCCGCATGTTAAAGGAGTTCCGTCGCTTGAGCAGGCAGGGCGCGGGCGAACCAGAGGAAGACGGCGCATTGACGGACCGCGAACAGCAGGTATTGACGAAAGTGGCGGAGGGCGCGACAGACAAGGAGATCGCCGCCGCGCTCAACATCAGCCTGAACACGGTCAAGACGCACGTCCGCAACATCCTGTCGAAACTCCACGTCCGCACGCGGCGCGAGGCCGCAAAGACGGCGCACACCAAAGGGATGCTGTAG